In a genomic window of Mucilaginibacter sp. KACC 22063:
- a CDS encoding 4'-phosphopantetheinyl transferase family protein — MTSVYYYHLKEFPDDQFNDYLELLPPSYWPYILKYRDFKDKKRKLLARLMVLYALRMDHAEHLINKWTVSSLGKPHIPGWKNFCISHSGNWVILICSNNLIGIDVEVVDIKLYTDIVVLLHKDEQEYINNAEDKATAFCKIWTRKEAVLKAIGTGLIDQLDVFSCVQQEVTYQEKAWYFSNIKLDAEHICTACTETKEPKFEISLLNSKDIAS; from the coding sequence ATGACCAGTGTATACTACTATCACTTGAAGGAATTTCCGGATGACCAGTTCAACGATTATCTTGAACTTTTGCCGCCTTCATATTGGCCATATATTTTAAAGTATCGGGACTTTAAAGATAAAAAGAGAAAATTGCTTGCCCGGCTCATGGTTCTTTATGCACTTAGAATGGATCATGCCGAACATCTTATTAATAAATGGACTGTTAGTAGTTTGGGAAAACCGCACATTCCAGGCTGGAAAAATTTTTGCATATCGCATTCAGGAAATTGGGTTATACTGATCTGTAGTAATAATTTGATAGGTATTGATGTTGAAGTGGTTGATATAAAGCTTTACACCGATATTGTTGTTTTACTACATAAAGATGAACAAGAATATATCAATAATGCCGAAGATAAAGCTACGGCATTTTGTAAAATTTGGACCAGAAAAGAAGCTGTGCTGAAAGCCATCGGAACCGGGCTTATCGATCAGCTTGATGTATTTAGTTGCGTACAACAAGAAGTAACATACCAGGAAAAGGCATGGTACTTTAGCAATATCAAGTTAGATGCTGAACATATATGTACCGCGTGTACAGAAACAAAAGAACCGAAATTTGAAATCAGTTTGTTGAATTCAAAAGATATAGCAAGTTAA
- a CDS encoding glycoside hydrolase family 76 protein, which translates to MRITLLAVRATILLIIFTSASFAQNKLGVSYRQRADSMYRNVWNKYRVYSEKGLFSENYPSGKNDSLNYFQGEAVKEKKVSFLWPFSGMWSATNVLMRTTAYKSKFKPFLDSLITGVEQYKDASRKPVGYQAYPVKFEKADRYYDDNGLVGIDYMESYFNTHNPLYLQHAKVVFNFIKSGWNDDAGGGVTWLEGHLDQKPACSNGMATLTALKIYQGSHDKFYLEQGKRFYNWMYSHLLDNATGIIINDVKRNGDRNSTFYSYNTGSLIEAAVLLYKFTGDRQYLLQAQQLAEASYQYFKNVKHDQRLTLSIDLPWFITVLFRGYEALYKIDGNKKYINAIEHDLNFAWNNSKDKSGLITHSWLPDQKELRKYKWLLDEACIAELYARLSLLN; encoded by the coding sequence ATGAGAATCACTTTACTGGCTGTTAGGGCAACTATACTACTGATCATTTTTACTTCAGCTTCTTTTGCTCAAAATAAGCTGGGTGTAAGCTATCGTCAGCGTGCTGATTCCATGTACCGGAACGTATGGAATAAATACAGGGTGTATTCCGAAAAAGGTTTGTTTTCTGAAAACTACCCATCGGGGAAAAATGATTCGCTCAACTATTTTCAGGGCGAAGCGGTAAAAGAAAAAAAAGTAAGCTTTTTATGGCCGTTTTCCGGGATGTGGTCAGCCACAAATGTGCTTATGCGGACAACCGCATATAAAAGCAAGTTTAAACCATTTCTGGACAGCTTGATTACTGGTGTTGAACAATACAAAGATGCGAGTAGAAAACCCGTGGGCTATCAAGCATACCCGGTAAAATTTGAAAAAGCAGACCGCTATTATGACGACAATGGCTTAGTTGGTATAGACTACATGGAAAGCTATTTCAATACTCACAATCCTCTGTATTTACAGCACGCCAAAGTTGTATTCAATTTTATTAAAAGCGGGTGGAATGATGATGCCGGAGGCGGTGTTACCTGGCTGGAAGGGCATCTCGACCAAAAACCGGCCTGTAGCAATGGAATGGCAACGTTAACTGCCTTAAAAATATATCAGGGAAGCCATGACAAGTTTTACCTGGAGCAAGGCAAAAGATTTTATAACTGGATGTACAGCCACCTGTTAGATAATGCTACGGGGATCATCATCAATGACGTTAAAAGAAACGGGGATAGAAACTCTACCTTTTACTCTTACAATACAGGCTCATTAATTGAGGCGGCTGTGCTGCTTTATAAATTTACCGGGGATCGTCAATACTTACTTCAGGCACAGCAACTGGCAGAAGCCAGTTATCAGTATTTTAAAAATGTAAAGCATGATCAGCGGTTAACGCTATCAATTGACCTGCCCTGGTTTATTACCGTATTATTCAGAGGTTACGAAGCCTTGTACAAAATTGACGGTAACAAAAAGTATATCAATGCCATTGAACATGATTTAAACTTTGCCTGGAATAATTCAAAGGACAAATCAGGACTAATTACCCATAGCTGGCTGCCCGATCAAAAAGAGTTAAGAAAATACAAATGGCTTTTAGATGAAGCTTGCATTGCAGAACTATATGCCCGTTTAAGTTTATTGAATTAA
- a CDS encoding RagB/SusD family nutrient uptake outer membrane protein: protein MKTLYKSFSIAALVLIAGCRKLDIAPTDAYSELNFWNTDANVYNALNNNYSLMYNSGLYFNAEALSDNAYSQTNADAIQIASGTANAQTPKFAGDWAYYYSTIKSCNQFLANVDKNTTLGATNLARLKAEVRFIRAFEDFNLTKWYGDVPLVNNDISQEEAKNIARTPKADVVNFILGELDAILPPLPSKDQLPAAENGRITKGAVLALKARVLLYQGNRMADVVTVCESLMSGANGTYSLNPNYSNLFSDPATNKNNPETILSLQYVPATTRTWSDYWDFAPNSVGGRVNAQAPTQELVNDYVMLNGKTITDPASGYDETNPYVNRDPRLTATIVYDRYNWNNGGGVNGTSKIIYIKPGSDPTRPGPDEYSSGRQSSSPTGYYWRKYFDPSALANFVSGNNLHLFRYAEILLDYAEAKNSLGQMDATVWNKTIGALRARAGFSDQAALNFPGGDLTNVIRRERRVELALEGLRIDDIRRWKIAENVLNGYVHGAKFSSDPATDNGYIRVQQRRFDPNRDYLWAIPSGDLSLDPKLTQNPGY from the coding sequence ATGAAAACATTATATAAATCATTCTCCATTGCTGCGCTGGTATTAATTGCCGGATGCCGCAAATTAGATATTGCGCCTACGGATGCTTATTCAGAGCTTAACTTCTGGAACACCGATGCCAACGTTTATAATGCATTAAATAACAACTACAGCCTGATGTATAACAGTGGATTATACTTTAATGCTGAGGCTTTGTCTGATAATGCTTATTCGCAAACCAATGCCGATGCGATACAAATTGCCAGCGGTACCGCAAACGCACAAACACCTAAGTTTGCAGGCGACTGGGCTTACTACTATTCTACTATAAAATCCTGTAACCAGTTTTTAGCCAATGTAGATAAAAACACAACGCTTGGTGCAACTAACCTTGCACGTTTAAAGGCAGAAGTTCGTTTTATCAGGGCTTTTGAAGACTTTAACCTTACCAAATGGTATGGCGATGTCCCTCTGGTAAATAATGACATTTCACAAGAAGAAGCAAAAAACATTGCCCGCACACCTAAGGCAGATGTCGTTAATTTTATTTTGGGCGAGCTTGATGCAATTCTTCCTCCATTACCATCAAAAGACCAATTGCCTGCCGCTGAAAACGGCAGGATAACCAAAGGTGCAGTACTGGCCTTAAAAGCCCGGGTACTACTTTACCAAGGCAATAGAATGGCTGATGTAGTTACCGTGTGCGAAAGTTTGATGAGCGGCGCAAACGGCACTTATTCATTAAACCCGAATTACAGTAACTTGTTTAGCGATCCGGCTACTAATAAGAATAACCCGGAAACGATTTTATCACTGCAATATGTCCCGGCAACGACCCGTACCTGGAGCGACTATTGGGATTTTGCACCTAACAGTGTTGGCGGAAGGGTGAATGCACAGGCTCCAACCCAGGAACTGGTAAATGATTATGTTATGCTGAATGGCAAGACCATTACAGACCCTGCTTCCGGCTATGATGAAACCAACCCTTATGTTAACCGCGATCCAAGATTAACAGCAACTATCGTTTATGACCGTTATAACTGGAATAATGGCGGCGGTGTTAATGGTACCAGCAAAATAATTTATATCAAACCAGGCAGCGACCCAACCCGCCCGGGACCTGATGAATACTCATCCGGACGTCAAAGCTCATCTCCTACCGGTTATTATTGGAGAAAATATTTTGACCCATCAGCGTTAGCAAACTTTGTGTCAGGCAATAACCTTCATTTGTTCCGCTATGCTGAAATCTTATTAGATTATGCCGAAGCTAAAAACAGCTTGGGCCAAATGGATGCAACAGTTTGGAATAAGACCATCGGAGCGCTTCGTGCACGTGCAGGCTTCAGCGATCAGGCTGCTTTAAATTTCCCAGGTGGGGATTTAACGAATGTTATCCGTCGCGAACGCCGCGTGGAATTAGCTTTAGAGGGATTAAGGATAGATGACATCCGCAGGTGGAAAATTGCCGAAAATGTGTTAAATGGTTATGTACATGGTGCCAAATTCTCTTCGGACCCCGCTACAGACAATGGCTATATCCGTGTGCAGCAGCGCAGGTTTGATCCAAACCGCGACTACTTGTGGGCAATACCATCCGGTGATCTCAGCTTAGACCCAAAACTAACTCAAAATCCCGGCTATTAA
- a CDS encoding SusE domain-containing protein, translating into MKKNFGTAALGLLMLLMISSCKKDQRALDMNVSAVSTLLAPANATSLNLEPGGAGLTFKWSAATAADGGLILYEVAFDKASGDFSKPVYRILSDGSGVQTQATIPADTLNKIASLAGVASSSTGAIKWTVMASKATNVQLSQSANTIQVTRPAGFAIPPTTLYLTGTATEAGAADISKSLAFKQITPGVFELYTSLQPGTYQLTDKASSTGTKYYLDDKGIIQQGAGTTTITAAKSAYRIRLNFNVATSSVVGIQSLGLFMSAYNSEIGQLSYMGNSTWENPKIPVTFYQFSWGRDERYKFVLHTSNGVEYLGSSNVNNSAPAGQPASYFYLTPVGNAQWDNTYKFDPSIDTHNAKVDVYFTASAPYSHTATAVN; encoded by the coding sequence ATGAAAAAAAATTTTGGAACAGCAGCATTAGGGTTACTAATGCTGCTCATGATATCCTCTTGTAAAAAAGACCAGCGGGCATTAGATATGAATGTAAGTGCAGTAAGTACTTTATTAGCACCAGCCAATGCCACCAGCCTTAACCTTGAACCGGGCGGAGCAGGCTTGACATTTAAATGGAGCGCTGCCACCGCAGCCGATGGTGGTTTAATTTTATATGAAGTTGCCTTTGACAAAGCAAGCGGCGATTTTAGCAAACCTGTTTATCGCATACTTTCAGATGGCTCTGGTGTACAGACACAGGCTACCATCCCTGCCGATACGCTTAACAAAATTGCTTCTTTAGCTGGCGTTGCATCATCCAGCACTGGTGCAATAAAGTGGACGGTTATGGCATCAAAAGCAACAAATGTTCAGTTAAGCCAATCTGCAAATACCATACAGGTTACAAGGCCTGCAGGATTTGCGATACCACCTACAACTTTATATTTAACCGGAACCGCTACAGAAGCCGGAGCAGCCGACATTTCAAAATCGCTGGCATTTAAACAAATCACACCGGGTGTATTTGAGCTTTATACTTCTTTGCAACCGGGCACGTATCAGCTTACAGATAAAGCTAGCAGCACAGGTACCAAATATTATTTAGATGATAAAGGCATCATACAACAAGGTGCCGGAACTACTACTATAACGGCGGCTAAATCTGCATACAGGATAAGGCTTAACTTTAATGTGGCTACCAGTAGTGTTGTAGGCATTCAGTCGCTTGGGCTTTTCATGTCGGCTTACAATTCAGAGATCGGGCAACTGAGTTATATGGGTAACAGCACCTGGGAAAATCCGAAAATCCCGGTAACGTTCTACCAGTTTTCATGGGGGCGGGACGAACGGTATAAGTTTGTGTTGCACACTTCTAACGGTGTTGAATACCTGGGTAGCTCAAACGTAAATAATTCTGCGCCGGCCGGGCAGCCTGCCAGTTACTTTTATTTAACACCTGTAGGCAATGCACAGTGGGACAATACCTACAAGTTTGATCCCTCGATAGATACGCATAACGCTAAGGTAGATGTATATTTTACTGCATCAGCACCATACTCACATACGGCTACCGCAGTTAATTAA
- a CDS encoding glycerophosphodiester phosphodiesterase, with translation MRIIVMLSFVIMSVTLTHAQETFDKQGHRGGRGLMPENTISSMKNAVDLGVTLEMDISFSKEKLPIVSHDQFINPKFTLKENGDTITTQEAQSLRLYAMPYEEIKRFDVGSKFYPLFPQQKKVKEHIPLLSELIDSVENHAKQKGAKPPHYNIETKTSPRGDNVEHPAPQEFVDLLMALLNKKGILNRVIIQSFDPRTLEIVHKQYPDVQTAWLVGNKKSLKENLSSLSFKPTIYSPEFRMLDKQVVDECHAMGIKVLPWTVNNPNDIANMKAIGVDGIISDYPDRL, from the coding sequence ATGAGAATTATTGTAATGCTTAGCTTTGTTATAATGAGTGTTACCCTTACCCATGCGCAAGAAACCTTTGATAAACAGGGACACCGGGGTGGCAGAGGACTTATGCCGGAAAACACCATTTCCTCTATGAAAAACGCGGTTGATCTTGGCGTTACGCTCGAGATGGACATATCATTCAGCAAAGAGAAGCTGCCCATTGTATCACATGATCAGTTTATCAACCCCAAGTTTACTTTAAAGGAGAACGGTGACACGATAACTACTCAGGAAGCTCAATCATTACGTCTGTACGCTATGCCTTATGAAGAAATAAAGCGTTTTGATGTAGGAAGTAAATTTTACCCGCTTTTTCCACAACAAAAAAAAGTAAAAGAACACATACCCTTACTTAGTGAACTGATTGACAGCGTAGAAAATCATGCTAAACAAAAAGGTGCTAAGCCACCACACTATAATATTGAAACCAAAACATCGCCACGGGGCGACAACGTTGAGCATCCAGCTCCGCAGGAGTTTGTTGACCTGCTGATGGCATTGCTGAATAAAAAAGGGATATTGAACCGGGTAATTATTCAATCTTTTGACCCGCGTACCCTTGAGATTGTTCACAAACAATATCCGGATGTACAAACCGCCTGGCTGGTAGGCAATAAAAAAAGCCTGAAAGAGAACCTTTCGAGCCTGAGTTTTAAACCGACCATTTACAGCCCCGAGTTTAGAATGCTGGATAAGCAGGTAGTTGACGAGTGCCATGCTATGGGTATAAAAGTTTTACCCTGGACGGTAAATAATCCTAACGACATAGCCAACATGAAAGCAATTGGCGTTGATGGCATCATCTCTGATTACCCTGACAGGCTGTGA
- a CDS encoding glycoside hydrolase family 76 protein, translated as MKNNLCCGIAAIMLLASCGKSNVNPDSGGGNNNPGNPPPTQPTESVYLTNAKATHSYILSGYATPYGSYRVNTTTNTNSAFEWYVASQLYADAAMVQNGDASYKPYMKNTLQWLNKLIDKNSVSGGLFAAASLDGSNANGGKYVDDNALTGMAFLAAYDVSDSADKDAYLQAAQACAQWLINSGQWDNDFGGGFWWSTDKTVKPTQSNALALQLFCRLYKITGITDYKNWAISVNNWLNAQMYDSSTGLYIWQIEKNGTKDTYKFTYDNAIMIEAELLYADAMQDATYNTKAQALGNAMIRTLWDKTHNVFIFNTNDIRINPCYSGWATQAMIKLYESDNNTTWLNYAKGNIDAINVVLKNTALNGYYQYAGLDGAGRYTNLEGVDQAWMQRLQVLLSKYK; from the coding sequence ATGAAAAACAATTTATGTTGTGGAATAGCTGCTATTATGCTGCTGGCATCATGCGGTAAATCGAATGTTAACCCTGACAGTGGCGGCGGCAATAACAATCCGGGCAATCCCCCACCCACTCAGCCAACAGAGTCGGTTTATTTGACTAATGCAAAGGCAACGCATAGTTATATTTTGTCGGGCTATGCTACGCCCTATGGAAGCTACCGGGTAAATACAACAACAAATACCAACAGCGCTTTTGAATGGTATGTAGCCAGCCAGTTATACGCCGATGCGGCTATGGTACAAAACGGCGATGCCTCCTATAAGCCTTACATGAAAAACACATTGCAGTGGCTTAATAAACTGATAGATAAAAACAGCGTTAGCGGTGGCCTTTTTGCAGCAGCATCACTGGATGGAAGTAATGCAAACGGTGGCAAATATGTAGATGATAACGCCCTTACCGGCATGGCATTTTTGGCCGCTTATGATGTAAGCGATAGTGCGGATAAAGACGCATACCTGCAGGCGGCACAAGCTTGTGCGCAATGGTTGATAAACAGTGGGCAGTGGGATAATGATTTTGGTGGAGGCTTTTGGTGGTCTACTGATAAAACTGTTAAACCAACGCAATCAAATGCACTTGCGCTCCAGCTGTTTTGCAGGCTTTACAAAATTACAGGCATCACTGATTATAAAAACTGGGCTATATCTGTAAACAACTGGCTTAATGCACAGATGTATGACAGCAGCACGGGCTTATATATCTGGCAGATTGAGAAGAATGGCACTAAGGATACTTACAAATTTACGTACGATAACGCCATTATGATAGAAGCTGAGTTACTGTATGCAGATGCCATGCAGGACGCTACTTATAACACCAAAGCACAGGCATTAGGAAATGCTATGATCAGAACACTGTGGGACAAAACACATAACGTTTTCATTTTTAACACCAATGACATACGTATCAATCCCTGCTACAGCGGTTGGGCAACCCAGGCCATGATTAAATTATATGAATCGGACAATAACACCACATGGCTGAATTACGCAAAAGGAAATATTGATGCAATAAACGTGGTGTTAAAAAACACTGCGCTAAATGGTTATTACCAATATGCCGGACTGGACGGCGCCGGGCGATATACTAATTTAGAAGGCGTAGACCAGGCCTGGATGCAACGCTTACAAGTACTGCTATCCAAATACAAATAA
- a CDS encoding GH92 family glycosyl hydrolase, which yields MNHLKKTALALLFTSAIIKSAAAQDILSYVDPNIGTAHSRWFFYTPAAVPYGMAKLAPSTNGHYGNASGWEAVGYDTRQNSIEGFVHFHEWQVGGLSYMPTTGKLITQPGDLERKTPGYRSGFDRKNQIAQPGYYKVLLDDYKITAELTATKRVGFQRYTFPKSNEAHVILDVGNKQGESDIVTDASIRMIDDTHFEGFINTYPKYVKIYDPSGKVAMYFYGEISKKPKSITAFTAERIKPNQRIAKGKGAGLALNFITSANEKIEVKTGLSYTSIKNARNNFMAEAGKLSFEKAKMLAQTTWRQELGKITVEDADINNKTKFYTGLFHALLGRGIASDVNGNYPMHAGQTGKLPAVKPGQLKPEFLNTDAIWGGFWNITQLWSLSYPQWYGSFVNTQLQLYKDKGWFGDGIANSEYVSGVGTNFVGLAIAAAYQTGIRNYDVNLAYKAVKANELNYKNRPVGSGKLDTKAFVKYGYVPFFDQTGRDFVTDSTGSNFAGSHTLEYSYSAFAAAQMAKALGKSNDYQELIKLSNGWRYLFNPHNKLMQPKRANGNFIENFDPYQAWRGFQEGNAVQYSFYVPQNPGGLIDAIGKENFNKRLDSIFTVSEAQGFGGGKTIDAFAGINSIYNHGNQPNLHISWLFNFSGRPWLTQKWTRMIGEEFYGIEPIHGYGYGQDEDQGQLGSWYVLNALGLFDVKGFTDLRPVIEIGSPLFKKAVIQLGTGKKLTIETQNNSAQNVYVQSATFNGKKLDNCWFYRADLMKGGILRFVMSSQPNKNWGTHTPPPSAQ from the coding sequence ATGAATCACTTAAAAAAAACTGCTTTAGCGCTTCTGTTCACTTCTGCTATAATTAAAAGTGCAGCGGCACAGGATATCTTATCTTATGTAGATCCTAATATCGGCACAGCACATAGCCGCTGGTTTTTCTATACGCCTGCTGCTGTTCCTTACGGCATGGCTAAGCTGGCTCCTTCTACAAACGGGCATTATGGCAATGCATCGGGTTGGGAAGCTGTTGGTTATGATACCCGTCAAAACTCGATAGAAGGCTTCGTTCATTTTCACGAATGGCAGGTAGGTGGCTTAAGTTACATGCCGACAACAGGCAAGCTGATTACCCAGCCTGGCGATCTAGAGAGAAAAACACCCGGTTATCGCTCGGGCTTTGACCGTAAAAACCAGATAGCGCAGCCGGGCTATTATAAAGTTTTATTAGATGATTATAAAATAACTGCAGAACTTACTGCAACAAAACGGGTAGGTTTTCAGCGGTACACGTTTCCTAAAAGTAACGAAGCGCATGTTATTCTTGACGTTGGCAACAAACAAGGCGAAAGCGACATTGTAACAGATGCCAGTATCAGAATGATTGACGATACTCATTTTGAAGGCTTTATAAATACTTATCCCAAGTATGTAAAAATCTATGACCCATCGGGCAAGGTGGCCATGTATTTTTACGGAGAGATCAGTAAAAAGCCCAAGAGTATTACTGCTTTTACAGCGGAGCGCATCAAACCAAATCAACGTATTGCAAAGGGAAAAGGCGCAGGTTTAGCATTAAACTTTATCACATCAGCCAATGAGAAAATTGAAGTAAAAACCGGTTTGTCTTATACCTCCATCAAAAATGCACGTAACAACTTCATGGCAGAGGCAGGCAAGTTAAGCTTTGAAAAGGCTAAAATGCTGGCTCAAACCACATGGAGGCAGGAGTTAGGAAAAATCACAGTTGAGGATGCCGATATAAACAATAAAACAAAATTTTATACCGGGCTTTTCCATGCCTTATTAGGACGCGGTATTGCAAGCGATGTGAATGGCAACTACCCTATGCATGCCGGGCAAACCGGAAAATTGCCGGCAGTAAAACCCGGACAGCTTAAACCTGAATTTTTGAATACGGATGCGATATGGGGTGGCTTTTGGAACATCACTCAACTATGGTCTTTAAGTTATCCGCAATGGTACGGCAGCTTTGTAAATACGCAGCTACAACTTTATAAAGACAAAGGCTGGTTCGGCGACGGTATTGCCAATAGTGAATATGTATCAGGCGTGGGAACGAACTTCGTGGGGTTAGCTATTGCGGCCGCTTATCAAACAGGCATCAGAAACTACGATGTGAATCTTGCTTACAAGGCCGTAAAAGCGAATGAACTTAATTATAAGAACAGGCCTGTCGGATCTGGTAAATTAGATACTAAAGCTTTTGTTAAATATGGTTATGTGCCATTCTTTGATCAGACCGGGCGTGACTTTGTAACCGATTCTACCGGCTCTAATTTTGCAGGCTCTCATACGCTGGAGTATAGCTACAGCGCTTTTGCAGCTGCACAAATGGCAAAAGCTTTAGGAAAAAGCAACGATTATCAGGAATTGATCAAACTATCTAACGGGTGGAGATACCTGTTTAATCCGCACAACAAACTGATGCAACCTAAAAGGGCAAATGGAAACTTCATTGAAAACTTTGACCCGTACCAGGCTTGGCGCGGTTTTCAGGAAGGCAATGCCGTTCAGTATTCTTTTTATGTTCCGCAAAACCCAGGTGGCTTGATTGATGCTATTGGAAAGGAAAACTTCAATAAAAGATTAGACAGCATTTTTACCGTTTCAGAAGCTCAGGGATTTGGTGGCGGTAAAACCATTGATGCATTTGCAGGGATAAATTCTATTTATAATCACGGTAATCAGCCTAATTTACACATCAGCTGGCTTTTCAATTTTTCTGGCCGCCCATGGCTTACCCAAAAATGGACAAGGATGATTGGAGAAGAGTTTTACGGTATAGAACCAATACATGGCTATGGTTATGGGCAGGATGAAGACCAAGGGCAATTAGGGTCATGGTATGTATTAAATGCATTGGGCCTTTTTGATGTGAAAGGTTTTACCGACTTGCGGCCAGTAATAGAGATTGGCAGCCCCTTATTTAAAAAAGCTGTCATTCAATTAGGCACAGGAAAAAAACTAACCATTGAAACGCAAAACAATAGCGCACAAAACGTTTACGTTCAATCGGCAACTTTTAACGGTAAAAAGCTTGACAATTGCTGGTTTTACCGTGCCGATTTAATGAAGGGCGGCATTTTAAGATTTGTTATGAGCAGCCAACCTAATAAAAACTGGGGAACCCATACTCCTCCCCCATCTGCACAATAG